The nucleotide window CATTTGCTTGGCGCGCCACTGCGTTTCGACGGTGAATGGGCGTTTTTTCATGCGCTCGACGCGGGGCATCTGCAAAAGCAAAGCGATCTGCGCTTTGTCGCGAGCTTCGATTTCGGCGGACATGTCGTGCGTTTGCCGCTTCAACCGGCGAGCTTGCGTCACCCGTTCCTCAACGACGAAGTCCAGCATTTTAGATGCCCGCGATGAATGGCGTCGGCTTTTACGGCAAGTTGCCGGGCGCGGGCGATTTCGTGAAGCGGCGGCTGCCGCGGGACTTCGTCGACGCGTGGGACCTTCATTTTCAGCGCGCGGTCGAAAACGGCCGCCGCGAATTAGGTCAGCAATGGACCAACGCGTGGCGAGAAGGCGCGGCGTGGCGCTTCGCGCTGCCGCCGCAGGTGTGCGGCACCAGCGCGTGGTGTGGCGTAACCACGCCCGCTCTGGATCGGCTTGGCCGCGAGTTTCCGATGGTGTTGGCGTCGCCATGTGTGGGCGACCTCACGCGTGTTCTCGACAATGCGGCGTGGTTCGACGCGCTCGAACATACTTACCGGAGCGCGCACGACGAAGCCGTCAGCGTCGAGACATTCGACGCACACGTCGCTTCATTGCCGCATATTCAGGCCGATGCGTACGCGTTGGCCGCGCGTTGGAAAGCGCTGCCGTGGGACAGCGGACAGTGGCAACTGGATTTGCCACGCGAGCTTGCAGCGGGTGCGGCGTTGCGGGAGGCGTGGCGTGAGCTTGGCACGCGCGCGGAGCCATGGTGTTTGTGGTGGACCGAAAATGCGGCGCAATTGCTCGCGACGCGTGGCTTGCCGCGCAGCTATGCGGCCTTGCTGACCGGGCGGCGCGTGAAGGCAAGCGAAGGGGAAGAAGACGTACGGCACGCAACCACGTCACCGCAGGACGATACGATTCGACGCAGCCGGCCAGAGGTTAGCGCGACTGCGTCAGCACTCGTCGCGAGCGAGGGTGCCCCCGCTATTGACGAACCCGGCTCCGCATGGCTATGCCTCGATCAGCGCCGCACGCTCGTTTTGAGCGCCGACGATGGGCCGTATGACTCTCGTCGTGTCGCCGCGCGAAGCATCCGCGAAACTGTCTCGGCTAGCGCGCACGATATCGCCGCTGTGCGTGCCGCGCTCATGTCGCTGCATGAGCGGCTGCGCGATTCGAAGTACGGTGCGCCCGATTCCAGCGTACCCGCCGACATTGCCGCCTACGTCGCCACGGAAAAGACAGCCGATATGATTGCTGCCGAAACTGCCGCTGCGGAAGCCGTCAATGAAAACGGCGCGGCCGTTATCGTGCGACTCGACGGCTTGCATGCGCGTTTGCTGCGCATCGGCCCGGCGACACTGTGGCACTGGCGGCGCGGCAAATTGCAGGCGACGTTCGTCGAACGCGCGGCGGGCGAGGGCGGCGAATTCGACGACCTGCTGTTCGGCGACGCATGGCTCGACATGCCCGGTCTCGGCACGCTGGGCGAGCCGGCGTGCGACGAAGCCGCGCTCCTGCTCGAACCCGGTGACCGGCTGCTGCTTCTCGCCACGCGCGCGCTTACGCAACTGCCGCGCGAGTTGCTGGCGCAAGCGCTCGCGTTGCCGACCTGCGGCGACGCCCGTGCGCATCTCGCTCATCTCGCGAATTTGCACATGGCGCACGAGCCGTGGCCGCTCGCGGTCGTGGAAGTGCGCGCATGACGGCGCTCTCCCGCTCCGCCGGCCGCACCGAAACCGGCAACGTGCGACGCCGCAACGAAGACGCGATTCTCGTGCGCGACGATCTCGGGTTATGGGCCGTCGCCGACGGTCTCGGCGGCCACGCGGCGGGCGATTTCGCGAGCACGTTGATTGTCGAGCGGTTGGGCGCGTTGCAGCGTCGGGACGACGTGCACGAGTTCGTCGCCGCGATCGAGGATTGCTTGCAGCAGGTGAACGCGGAGCTGCGCGCTGCCGCTGTCGAGCGACAAGTGGATGTGATCGGCTCGACAGTCGCGCTGCTGGTGCTCGACGCGGCGTTCGTGCTGTGCGGCTGGGTGGGCGACAGCCGAATCTACGTCCACGAAAACGGCGCACTGGAGCAGCTCACGCGCGACCACGTGCAAGGCCAGCCGGCGGATATCACGCGAGTGGACGCGCGTGCGATTCACGCCGTCGATGCAGGCATGCTGACGCGCGCAGTGGGCGTGGAGGAGACGTTGTATATCGATTGGGCAGTAGCCGGCCATCGTCCTGGCATGCAGTTTCTGCTGTGCTCGGACGGCATCAACAAGGAATTGAGCGACGACGAAATGGCCAGCATTTGCAGCGGGCCGCTCGACGTGCGGCAACAGGTAGACCGGCTGTGCGCGCTCGCACTCGGGCGGCTCGCTCGCGACAATCTGTCCGCTGTGATCGTGCGGCTCGACGCCGCGTGACTATCGCCATGAAAGAGACGAAATGAGCGAACGTGAGCAGCAGATCAACGACGCATTGCGCGCGCTCGATGACATGCATCGGCAATGCCGTATCGAACGTGACGATTACCGGCAGCGCCGGCGTCACTTGCTGGACTCGCTGAGCGGCGCAGCGCGAAACAACGGGCACGATACCGTGCGACGCGCGGTGCCTGTGAACGACCTGCAACCGACCCAGGTCACGCCAGCTCGCGACGGTGCGGGACTTCGTGAAGAAACGGCTGAAACACGGCGTGTCCACCCAAGCGCCGCACGCCGCACCGCATGCGCGTTTGCGCTCGGCGCGCTTGCCTTGCTGGCCTGCGCCGCCGCGTTGCGCTGGTTCGCGATGAAAGCCTGAGCGGGCGCTATCGTGATCTGTCCAGCCTTATTCGCTGTCCGGCCCAGCCAGCACCTGAAGTTCCGACAGCCCGCCCGGCGCGATGTCGCGCAGCACGTCGGCAAAACTCTTGCCAACCAGGCGCCGCGCGCGCTTGAGCAGAACCGGCAGCGGGCTCGACGGCTCGACGCGTGCGTAGTACTCGCAGATTTCGTCGAGCCGGCGGATCACGGCCCCTGACCAAGATTCGGTCGAATTGCGATCATAAGCCTTGAGGTTATAAGGGTGACGAGGTTTCCGTTGGTTTTGGAATAACGGAATCAGTCAGTAAAGGCCTGCGCAAACTGCCTCGCCCGCTTTACATCGTCAGCATGCAAATAAATCGACGTGGTCGAGATCGATGCGTGACGAAGGTTGTCGCGGACGGCGCTGAGTTCGACGCCCTTGGCGATAGCGTGAGTGGCATGCGTGTGCCGCATCCAGTGCGGCGTAGCCTGACGGAGTTTCTCGGCGAGCGGCGGATGGTCGTTTTCAATAATCTGCGCCGCTTGCCGGAAAAACCTGCGCATGACTTCCCACAACCGCAGAGGCTTGATGCCGGCATCGCCGTCGTCCAGGCTACCGATCAGCGGCGTGACTGGGTTCCAGCGCGCCCGGCTTACCGCCAGGCCCCGCTCCTGCAGATACCGGTCCAGCGCCGCGCGAGCGAGCGGTGTCAAGGTCACCCTGGCTGGCTTGCCGCCTTTGCCGGTGACGTGAAGCCAGTGATCACCTGCGGCGTCGACCTCGACGTTTCGCAGAGTCGCATTGGCCAACTCGCTGATCCGCAGTCCCGTCGCGTAACCGAAATCCAGCATGAAACGAAGTCGCTGCGCTGCGGCTGCCTGCCAGCCGTACGACCACTCAAGCCCGTTGGCGATGGTGCGTGTGAGCAGCCATTCTCCTTCGGTGAAGGCGTGCGCGGTTTCCACGGCCATGGCGCGCTTGCTGCCGCGCACCTTGATGCCGGCAAATGGGTTGGCCACAACATAGCGCTGCTCCACCAGCCAGCGGAACATGGCGCTGAGCACGGCAAGCGCGTGCGCAATCGAACGCGCCGAGAGGTTGTCGACAAACGGTCTCCAGTCTGTTGATGTGCGCGGCCGCGGCGGTCCAACCCAGCGCTCGCGCGGGGTGGGTCTGCGCAGAAATGCCCTGTAGTCAGTTGCATCCCGCGTGGTCAGGGACGACAGGGCCTTGCCGCGGGCAACAATGGCCCAGAGGATCAGCCGTTCGGCTTCCTTACGGTAGGCGCGCTGCGTGGCCGGGGATTCGTGCAACGCAAGCCATGCCTGGACGGCGTCGTAATCGTTGTCGACGCCCAGGATACAGGTCGACAGCGGTGCGCGGAACACGCCTGCGGATCCGTCAACCTCATGCGGTAGCCGGAGTTGCTCCCATGGCGTCACGACTGACTGCCGGTCGGCGACGATCAGTGCGCGAGCCCGCTCCGTGAGTGCTGGATGCGCGACAAAGAATGCCTCGATCCGCTTTGCACTGGCCGGGCCGAGCCCCGGAACGGCACTCCACCACTGACGACGGCGGGGAATCCTTACCGTGAGATCAGCCAGGGTCCGGATGCCCGCCGCGTGCAGGACACGGACAGCGCGATCCGGCAACCAGCGCGTAATGTCATCCCCGATATGCGGCGTCGGTAAAGGCAGCGTGCGCAACGTTTCGACTGCCTGCGTGGTGGCACGGGCATGATGTCTGCGCTTGTGGGCCTGGCATTCGAACAGCGTCGCCAGATCCGCCCGCTGCCGGCTGCGGGCGTAAAGCGCAAGCTGCCGGCGGATCTGGCCGATGACGCCGCGTGCAGACTGCCCCTGACCGAGCCGGTCCCGCAGGTACCGGCTGGCCGCGTCACGCGAAGATGCGCCTTCGTACCAGGCGCGCAGCGCGGCAAGCGCGTCGGCATCGGGAAAATCGTTCGGCATGTCGGCGGCGACCGGGTTCGGGAGACGCGTTTTCATGACATGGAGTTTAGTCCAGAAATGTCAATACAGAGATAATAACTGTTATCTCTGTACCGATCACGAAAGACGTCCCGCCAGGATTTTTCACGATGATTTTCCGGCTTAGATCGCCTGCAGGGCGCGACTCAAAAAGTCCGCGTGCACAGAGGTTCCGGAGGCCAGAAAGCGAATCTGCTGCCGCACGGATTCGGGATCGACGCCAGCGTGTTCCGCTGCCTGCAGCGTGGCGCGGCTTGCATCGAGCACATCGACACCTGTGATCTCGTAGCCGTAGCCCATCGAGATCCAGTGCAACGCCGCGAGACCGGCGGCCATGGCGAATCCCGGCTGCTTCTGCGCAAAGTCCCTGGCCGCGCGCGTCAACGTCCGGGGGTCGGTCGGGCTGGCATTGGCCAGCTTGATGGCCTGGTTGAACAGGCCTGCGTCCTTGGCTGCCGCGAACCACTTCCCTGGCTCGCCCGGCGACGCAGCAACCAGGTCGCTCAGGATGGTCTCTTGCGCGATGTGCGGATACTTCTTTGCGATGGCACGGAAAGTTGCCAGGTAGGTGGTGCCCTGGTTCGCTTCGCATGCATAGCGCCGGTATGCCTCGTCGGCAAGACCCGATGACAGCAGGATCGCCTCGCAAGCTTTCGCAATCTGCCCGTCCGGGCTGTTGAGGCCGCGCGTGTTTTCCGCGTAGGCCACGGCTTCAGCCTTTCTGCCCATCGCAAGCAGTGCCTTGACGCCCCAGCGTCGGTAGTGCCACATCTTGAACGGAGCGCGGTCCACCAGTGCGATCAGCTGCGCATGTCGCCCAGCTGCATATAGCGAAGCCAGACAGATCGGTGTCCCCGCAAAATATCCCCCGGGCCCCTCGGACCAGACGTGCTCGACGAGATCAATAAACCTGTCGGCCCACTCGCTGGCGATTTCGGGCGTCACGCAGAGTGTGTCCCATTCGTCCGACAGACCTTCGATATAGGGGACGCCCTGATCCTGAATGGCTTCCCATAGCCGCTCGAGCCAGGCCTGGCGCGTGACTGTGTCGACCTGTGCGCCAGCAATGACCGGGACCAGTGTTTCGATCGCACGATTCACGGCCGTGCCGATCGCACCTGACGACCCGTCGACGTGTTCCAGCGCGGGCGAAACTTTCTCCAGAAATTTCACAGCGCCCTCTGCCGCAAGCACTGTATCGCCGCGCGCCACCTGCCGGATCTCCGCGAGCGCTTCCTTGATACGCTGGATCGGTACGTCCGAGCGCCAGCCGAAAGCGTGGCGCCGGAAACGCTGGGCGAACTGCCACTTGTACGAGGCAGGCTTCACAGTGGTTCGTCCGTTTCGGATCGCAGATCCTGCAGGGGGCGCAAGGCGAGAATCATTTTTTCGAGCACCATGATCCAGTCCTCGAGTTCCTCGATGGTGCAATCAGCCTGTTCGACCAGCGTAAGGTCATCCGTCGAGCACGACAGGCTCGCGCCATTGATAACGGTATGCGCCATGGCGTGCAGGCGCAGAAGATCGTCACGCAAACCATCGGGCTCGCAGCGGGCGCGGATGGTGTCGAAAAGATCCACGGCCTGCTGGATGACGGTCGTGTCGTATCGCTGCTGCAATGATTCCAGCGCGTCGGCATCGACGATGCCATAGGGAGTCTCAAGGTCGGGCATGGGATCGGGATCTCCGCAGGGAACGGACCGGGCCGGCGAACAGGTGATCGTGTATCCACCCCTCGACGTGTCCAAAATCCAGTTCGTACCTGCCAAAACGTTTCAGGTTGCTGGTGAGGTAGGGACTGAGGAATCCAATGTCGTCGGGATTGACCTCAATGCCCTCATTCACCATCGATCGCAACGCCTGCATCATGTCCACCGTGTTCTGCAGGATCGCGGCCGAAGCCATCAGGTCGTTGTAACGCAGGCGTTTCTGCTGCTCGTCCGGGTCATTGACTGGCAACACATCTCCGCCGAACGAAAACCACTTGGCAAAGCCATTATAGGACTCGACCTTGTTGGTTGTGGCGGTGATCTCCTGTCGCAGTTCGTTGCTGCCGAGCCACTCAAGCAGGAATACCGTGCGAACCACCTTGCCAAGCTCCTCGGCCGCCAGGGACAGGCGATTTTTCGGACTGGCCGCACCGAAACGGCGCAGTAGAAGGGGCGATGAAATCGCTCCAGACTGGATCGACAGCGCGAGCTGCATCAGGTCCTTCCAGTGGCGCCCGATGAGTTCCCAGTCAACCGTTTCCGCGAAAAGATCATCGATATGTTTGTATCGGGTCGCAGCATCCACGCGATACAGCTTGAGGTCCTGCCAGTTGCGAATCCGCGGCATCAGCTTGATGCCCAGCAGGTAGGTGAAGGCGAACACCGCAGCCGACTGCCCCTGGGTGTCGGCGTGCACCGTATCGGCCTCAACGCTCAATCCAGCCTTAAGCAGCCCTTCGATCACGTAGATGGCTTCCCATATGCCCGGCGGGATGAAATGCCGGAATACCGCGATATAGTTGTCGGCGACGTGGCGGTAGGCGACCGCGCCCATTTTCCGGTAGCGGAAGTGATAGCCTGCCAGCAGGTTGTTGTCGTAGAAGTCGTACTGGGTGCCGTCGGCTGCCACCGTCTTGCCGTCTCCCCAGTGCTTCGGCAGGTCAAGCCGGAGATAGAGTTCGATCAGCTCGCGTTGTGCACTCTCAAGGCGTTCGAGACTCAAGTGCCGGCGGTTGACGAACGACATCATGTGCGGCGTGATCCTGTCACCCATGTGGCGCGCGGCCTGGGTGGGACCAAGATTGCACCCCATTGCGAAGATGGTAAGCAGGTACCGCTGTTCGGCGTCGCGGATTTTGGGATCATTGCCGCTTAACGGACCAAAGTGTCGTGTGAAATGTGTCCAGTGCTCGATATTGGCGAGTACGTCCAGCAGATTGCGCACAGGCATGCGCTTGACGATCGCCTTTTGCAGGGCCACCGCGCTTTCCGGGATGACCGTCGCCGTGGTGCGACGGACAACAAACTCACCTGCCTTGTTGACCGTCACATGGTCGGACTTCTCGGGAAAACGCTCATCCAACTGGCGTGCGGCATCGGAGAGCCATTCGCGCAGCTGCGCCACAAAGCCGGCACTGCTGTCGGCAATGCCAAGCCTCTCGCTGTATCCCGGCAGGCGCTTCTCACATTCATGCCAGGGCAACAGGTAATCGCGATAGTCTGCAAAGGCATCCGAGCCGGCTACGCACAGGTCTCCGCTGCGCAGTTCCCTCGTCATGGCGGACAGTACGCACAGTTCCAGATAACGCCGGTTTGTCGTCGCACCCTTCTCGGGCGGGCGGAAAACCAGCTTGCGCCAGCGCTCGGAAGCAAAGCTGAGATCGACCTCGACGTTGATCCATTCGCGATGAAGCGATTCGTTCCTGAAAACGACCTCCATTGCCTGCAGCAAGGACTCGGACTGGGTGGTCGAGCTCCATGCCAGTGCATGCGCCAGACGTAGTAGTACTGATCGATGTGCCTTGAAATGCCTCCACAGCAGCGGCAGATAATTTCTGCCGCTGTAGGCCCGGACCTCGGCACAGCTTTCGCGCAATGGTTCGAGGTCGCCCGACGGCGCCAGATATTGGCGAACACGCGCACCAAGTTCGGTGTCGTCGGTATAGTCGTCGAGAATATTGACGACGCCGTCAAGCGTATCGACCAGGCTTTCCATCTGTTCGCGCTGACGTGCCTGGATCTGGTCTAGCTCTTCCCTGGCCCGCTTGTGGATTGCGCCCATACGACGGATGAACATCTCGGCCAGGTCGTCGCGGGCTCGCACGCGCATTTGATGCAGCAACGCGACAATGAGCGTATATCGCCGCTCCGGCAGGGTTTCCTTCAGATTCGCCGCGTCCAGACTCATCGCCTGCGTCGAGAGGGAGCGCAGCTTTGTCGCGGGAACACCTTCCAGCGCATGGTTGAAGTCGCCAAAACCATCGAGCCAGGCAAGATGGTCGACGAGCAGGGAGATATGCTTTCGCGATGGGCGTAAGGCG belongs to Paraburkholderia aromaticivorans and includes:
- a CDS encoding PP2C family protein-serine/threonine phosphatase, with the protein product MTALSRSAGRTETGNVRRRNEDAILVRDDLGLWAVADGLGGHAAGDFASTLIVERLGALQRRDDVHEFVAAIEDCLQQVNAELRAAAVERQVDVIGSTVALLVLDAAFVLCGWVGDSRIYVHENGALEQLTRDHVQGQPADITRVDARAIHAVDAGMLTRAVGVEETLYIDWAVAGHRPGMQFLLCSDGINKELSDDEMASICSGPLDVRQQVDRLCALALGRLARDNLSAVIVRLDAA
- the tnpC gene encoding Tn3 family transposase post-transcriptional regulator TnpC, giving the protein MPDLETPYGIVDADALESLQQRYDTTVIQQAVDLFDTIRARCEPDGLRDDLLRLHAMAHTVINGASLSCSTDDLTLVEQADCTIEELEDWIMVLEKMILALRPLQDLRSETDEPL
- the tagF gene encoding type VI secretion system-associated protein TagF — translated: MPAMNGVGFYGKLPGAGDFVKRRLPRDFVDAWDLHFQRAVENGRRELGQQWTNAWREGAAWRFALPPQVCGTSAWCGVTTPALDRLGREFPMVLASPCVGDLTRVLDNAAWFDALEHTYRSAHDEAVSVETFDAHVASLPHIQADAYALAARWKALPWDSGQWQLDLPRELAAGAALREAWRELGTRAEPWCLWWTENAAQLLATRGLPRSYAALLTGRRVKASEGEEDVRHATTSPQDDTIRRSRPEVSATASALVASEGAPAIDEPGSAWLCLDQRRTLVLSADDGPYDSRRVAARSIRETVSASAHDIAAVRAALMSLHERLRDSKYGAPDSSVPADIAAYVATEKTADMIAAETAAAEAVNENGAAVIVRLDGLHARLLRIGPATLWHWRRGKLQATFVERAAGEGGEFDDLLFGDAWLDMPGLGTLGEPACDEAALLLEPGDRLLLLATRALTQLPRELLAQALALPTCGDARAHLAHLANLHMAHEPWPLAVVEVRA
- a CDS encoding site-specific integrase, which produces MKTRLPNPVAADMPNDFPDADALAALRAWYEGASSRDAASRYLRDRLGQGQSARGVIGQIRRQLALYARSRQRADLATLFECQAHKRRHHARATTQAVETLRTLPLPTPHIGDDITRWLPDRAVRVLHAAGIRTLADLTVRIPRRRQWWSAVPGLGPASAKRIEAFFVAHPALTERARALIVADRQSVVTPWEQLRLPHEVDGSAGVFRAPLSTCILGVDNDYDAVQAWLALHESPATQRAYRKEAERLILWAIVARGKALSSLTTRDATDYRAFLRRPTPRERWVGPPRPRTSTDWRPFVDNLSARSIAHALAVLSAMFRWLVEQRYVVANPFAGIKVRGSKRAMAVETAHAFTEGEWLLTRTIANGLEWSYGWQAAAAQRLRFMLDFGYATGLRISELANATLRNVEVDAAGDHWLHVTGKGGKPARVTLTPLARAALDRYLQERGLAVSRARWNPVTPLIGSLDDGDAGIKPLRLWEVMRRFFRQAAQIIENDHPPLAEKLRQATPHWMRHTHATHAIAKGVELSAVRDNLRHASISTTSIYLHADDVKRARQFAQAFTD